The following proteins come from a genomic window of Maribacter sp. HTCC2170:
- a CDS encoding histidine kinase: protein MQDIFNIFFFVLLGTLMTFSQINDGSHKFRIKGKVLGKEKRTPISQVEISSSSGEYTLTDSLGEFKILTAIGEELVIESHEFITVRYRVRSKEDIEVLVEDFSEQEYKSSKSKSIRKEVSFHKQYLDSANFYKKDNIEKSIDFIAKSIAQLGKRGNNTELSKSLTMLGEVYEYHQQYDLAITNFLDALEARKSSRTTLLLGKAYLLNKDYQNAERTLKPIVRVKSIVPYQRVEVHEFLGDSYLGLSNFDEAVAFYEEGLKIAEKNQVTPKITDLNSKIADAYAKGNRSIEAEGYYTNSLQLAESQSPQRSIQEKNKVADFYNKESNYDKEIQLRKQSVDELLELPSDSKKDNSPVSSDSITSQRINYKIANAYIAQDNFEEAIPYLQKSIVEADSDDDLIVQKDATRKLSEVYERKGEFNKALETYQEYVAVVDTLYVRKEQEISRAARFNREIASKQSRISGLEQERELSQSKYDLALTSQQLVIENNKRQKWVIYSLIFGLLLTALAAFFFYRSNQQQKLANNLLALKSLRSQMNPHFIFNALNSVNNYIAKSDERSANRYLSEFSTLMRAVLENSEEDFIPLSKELELLRLYVKLEHSRFPDKFDYNINIDETIDVDSYQIPPMLLQPYIENAIWHGLRYKEEKGHLNINIEYQDKNSIKISIEDDGIGREKSAALKTQNQKKQKSKGMGNISKRISILNDMYKDKVDVHISDLSEDGKGTRVLFTLNKDQ, encoded by the coding sequence ATGCAAGACATTTTCAACATATTTTTTTTCGTTCTCTTAGGTACCTTGATGACTTTTTCGCAGATCAATGATGGTAGCCACAAATTTAGAATCAAAGGAAAGGTCTTGGGAAAAGAGAAACGAACACCTATTTCACAGGTTGAAATATCCTCTAGTAGTGGGGAGTATACCTTGACAGATAGTTTAGGTGAATTTAAAATTCTAACCGCAATAGGCGAAGAACTGGTTATTGAAAGTCATGAATTCATTACCGTGCGTTATAGAGTTAGAAGCAAAGAAGATATTGAAGTCCTGGTAGAAGACTTTTCTGAACAAGAATATAAAAGCAGTAAAAGTAAATCAATTAGAAAAGAAGTATCCTTCCATAAGCAGTATTTAGATTCGGCGAATTTTTACAAAAAAGACAATATTGAAAAAAGTATTGATTTCATTGCAAAATCTATTGCTCAATTAGGTAAGAGGGGTAATAATACTGAGCTTTCCAAATCATTGACCATGCTTGGAGAGGTTTATGAGTATCATCAACAATATGATTTGGCGATAACAAACTTTCTAGATGCTCTTGAAGCTCGTAAATCTAGTAGAACCACTTTGTTGCTAGGTAAGGCTTACTTGTTGAACAAGGACTATCAAAATGCTGAGCGTACCTTAAAACCAATAGTAAGAGTAAAGTCAATAGTGCCTTATCAAAGAGTTGAGGTACATGAGTTTTTAGGTGATTCTTACCTCGGGTTGAGCAATTTTGATGAGGCTGTCGCTTTTTATGAGGAGGGGTTGAAAATAGCCGAAAAGAACCAAGTAACCCCAAAAATTACTGATCTAAACTCGAAGATTGCCGATGCTTATGCTAAGGGTAATCGCAGTATCGAGGCAGAAGGTTATTACACTAATTCTCTGCAATTGGCAGAAAGCCAGTCCCCGCAAAGGTCAATACAAGAGAAAAATAAAGTGGCCGATTTTTACAACAAAGAGAGTAACTATGACAAAGAAATTCAATTGCGCAAGCAAAGTGTCGATGAACTTTTAGAACTTCCGTCTGATTCTAAAAAAGACAATTCTCCAGTTTCTTCAGATTCAATAACTTCTCAACGTATTAATTATAAAATTGCCAATGCTTATATCGCTCAGGATAATTTTGAGGAAGCTATACCTTATCTTCAAAAAAGTATTGTAGAGGCCGATAGCGATGATGACCTGATTGTACAAAAAGATGCTACAAGAAAGCTTTCAGAGGTTTATGAGCGAAAAGGGGAATTCAACAAAGCACTGGAGACATATCAAGAATATGTAGCGGTTGTAGATACGTTGTATGTAAGAAAAGAACAAGAAATATCCCGAGCAGCCCGTTTTAATCGTGAAATAGCGTCAAAACAGAGTAGGATTTCTGGATTAGAACAAGAAAGGGAACTTTCCCAGAGTAAGTATGATTTGGCCCTCACAAGTCAGCAATTGGTGATTGAAAATAACAAACGGCAAAAGTGGGTGATCTATTCTTTGATTTTTGGGCTACTGTTGACTGCCTTGGCTGCTTTCTTTTTTTATCGCAGTAACCAACAGCAGAAATTGGCAAATAACCTTTTGGCCTTAAAATCCTTAAGGTCGCAAATGAACCCACATTTTATATTTAATGCTTTGAATTCGGTCAATAATTATATTGCGAAAAGTGATGAGCGTAGTGCAAATAGATATCTAAGTGAGTTTTCAACTTTAATGCGGGCTGTTTTGGAAAATTCTGAAGAGGATTTTATTCCGCTTTCCAAAGAACTGGAGCTGTTGAGGCTTTATGTGAAATTGGAACACTCTCGTTTTCCTGACAAGTTTGATTATAATATCAATATTGATGAAACTATTGATGTTGATAGCTATCAAATTCCCCCAATGTTATTGCAGCCTTATATTGAAAATGCAATTTGGCATGGTTTAAGATACAAAGAAGAAAAAGGTCATTTGAATATCAATATAGAATATCAGGACAAAAATTCGATAAAAATAAGTATTGAAGATGACGGTATCGGAAGAGAAAAATCCGCCGCTCTAAAAACCCAG
- a CDS encoding DUF4349 domain-containing protein: MKTSIKSQIKKVILYLMLGFFLLFIFRLVYGYNSTSSQIQVFNQPEVFQEILDLRKNYASKKHKAIAGQPLVRIDQKYEKIADINSNSNSFDQAESTIRKQINDYNGLIQFENKNGNKGYRNLSLVIGVPPENFDSIYQQLIKIGTIQAKQITKKDKTNEYKELNARKHSLEKIRTSLINLKSEGGRIEEYMQLENRILEVEQQLQELGVSLGNFDEENEFCTVKFSLSETLTKHISLLHRVKVALEWTISTYLKLLLALSLMLGFSYLSLVTLDKIRNKKQ, from the coding sequence ATGAAGACCTCAATTAAATCTCAAATCAAAAAAGTGATTCTTTATTTAATGTTAGGATTTTTCCTGTTGTTCATCTTTAGGTTAGTATATGGATATAACTCTACCTCATCTCAAATACAGGTCTTTAATCAACCAGAGGTATTCCAGGAAATACTTGACCTAAGAAAAAACTATGCTTCCAAAAAACACAAAGCAATCGCTGGACAACCACTAGTAAGAATTGACCAGAAATATGAAAAAATAGCAGATATAAATAGTAATTCAAACTCCTTTGATCAAGCCGAAAGCACAATTCGAAAACAGATAAATGATTACAATGGATTAATACAATTTGAAAATAAGAATGGCAACAAGGGTTATCGCAATCTTAGTTTGGTTATTGGTGTTCCACCAGAGAATTTTGACTCAATATACCAACAGCTTATTAAAATTGGAACAATACAAGCCAAACAAATTACCAAAAAAGATAAGACCAACGAGTACAAAGAATTAAACGCAAGGAAACACTCTCTTGAAAAAATAAGGACCTCATTAATTAATTTGAAATCTGAGGGTGGCAGAATCGAGGAATACATGCAGCTTGAAAACCGTATTCTCGAAGTTGAACAACAATTACAGGAATTAGGCGTGAGTTTAGGCAATTTTGATGAGGAGAACGAATTTTGTACGGTTAAGTTCTCACTATCAGAAACCCTGACTAAGCATATAAGCCTTTTACACAGAGTAAAAGTGGCACTAGAGTGGACAATTTCTACATATCTTAAACTACTTCTCGCTCTTTCATTAATGTTAGGTTTCTCGTATTTGAGCCTAGTAACCTTGGATAAAATTCGTAACAAAAAACAATAA
- a CDS encoding vWA domain-containing protein, with amino-acid sequence MKKSELILSICLLTTTITTVFGCETKAKRIINDPIIAQTIIADEKETNNTVKIALLLDTSNSMDGLINQAKSQLWDIVNKFTYAKCGNDARPKLQIALYQYGNDDLSSREGYIQQVLDFSGDLDEISEKLFSLTTNGGEEYCGQVIHTSLKQLNWGNNPDNLKMIFIAGNEPFTQGKLNYKDAISNAKEKDVIVNTIFCGDYEQGINTDWKNGARLTGGEYMAIDHNRKVVHIETPYDDIIIKLNGKLNHTYIGYGTKGASKMKMQRVQDANAMEMEEAIAVKRTVSKSSRLYGNSSWDLVDASDDKDFDVSKVNKDELPKELRNKSKAELELYISQQKTERKKIQNEIQELNKKREVFIKKSQSENTTGELENAMLEAIKKQAEKKNYKWE; translated from the coding sequence ATGAAAAAATCAGAACTCATATTGAGTATTTGCCTTTTGACAACGACAATTACCACCGTTTTCGGTTGTGAAACAAAAGCAAAAAGAATCATCAATGATCCCATTATTGCACAAACCATAATAGCAGATGAAAAAGAAACGAACAACACCGTAAAGATTGCCCTACTATTAGATACAAGTAACAGTATGGATGGTTTAATAAATCAGGCCAAATCCCAACTCTGGGACATAGTGAACAAATTTACGTATGCCAAATGCGGAAATGATGCAAGGCCCAAATTACAAATAGCTCTTTACCAATATGGTAATGACGATTTATCCTCACGTGAAGGATACATTCAGCAAGTTCTTGATTTTAGTGGTGACTTGGACGAAATATCAGAAAAACTATTTTCACTGACCACAAACGGCGGTGAAGAATATTGTGGTCAAGTAATTCACACCTCATTAAAACAACTTAATTGGGGTAATAACCCTGATAATCTGAAGATGATTTTCATTGCTGGGAACGAACCCTTCACACAAGGCAAATTAAACTATAAAGACGCCATTTCAAATGCTAAAGAGAAAGATGTTATTGTGAATACAATTTTCTGTGGGGACTATGAACAAGGCATAAATACTGATTGGAAAAACGGTGCCAGATTAACTGGTGGCGAGTACATGGCCATTGACCACAATAGAAAAGTGGTTCATATTGAAACCCCATATGACGATATCATCATCAAATTGAATGGCAAATTAAATCACACCTATATTGGATATGGTACCAAAGGAGCTTCGAAAATGAAAATGCAACGAGTTCAAGACGCAAATGCCATGGAAATGGAAGAAGCCATTGCAGTAAAGAGAACTGTAAGCAAAAGCTCAAGGCTTTATGGAAACTCGAGCTGGGATTTGGTGGACGCCAGTGATGATAAGGATTTTGATGTATCTAAAGTCAATAAGGATGAGTTGCCAAAAGAGCTTAGAAACAAATCCAAAGCCGAACTTGAATTATACATAAGCCAACAAAAAACGGAACGGAAGAAAATTCAAAATGAAATTCAAGAATTGAACAAGAAACGTGAGGTGTTCATTAAAAAAAGTCAAAGTGAAAATACAACTGGCGAACTAGAAAATGCCATGTTGGAGGCCATAAAAAAACAAGCAGAGAAGAAAAACTACAAATGGGAATAG
- a CDS encoding type IX secretion system membrane protein PorP/SprF → MKLQLLLCFALMAFGFKSMGQEGVPVYFDYLSDNYYLVHPSMAGISEGGKIRATIRKQWFSVDEAPNLQTLNAHFRLGDSPSGVGAIFFNDANGYHSQTGLKLTYAHHLKLGGDIRYLNQLSFGLSGGILQSNLDESEFRSVIPDPIITGANNSVSYFNVDFGMSYNLMEFYAHFSILNALGSGRDLYTAIEFDNLRRYLISAGYIFGKNEWQYEPSVMFQLTEFTEEKSVDINAKVYKDVDFGRIWGGVSYRRSFDGAQFLVDGSFGEQRLQLITPIVGANFKNFMVSYNYSYQMGDIRFDNGGFHQITLGYDFGQSERRYDCYCPAAQ, encoded by the coding sequence ATGAAACTTCAGTTATTGCTATGTTTTGCTTTAATGGCTTTTGGCTTTAAGTCAATGGGACAAGAAGGTGTTCCTGTTTACTTTGATTATTTATCAGATAATTATTATTTAGTGCACCCTTCAATGGCTGGTATCAGCGAAGGGGGTAAAATTAGGGCCACAATAAGAAAGCAGTGGTTTTCTGTTGATGAGGCCCCAAATTTACAAACCCTCAACGCTCATTTTAGGCTAGGGGACAGTCCTAGTGGGGTAGGAGCAATTTTCTTTAATGACGCTAACGGTTATCATTCACAAACTGGCTTAAAATTGACCTATGCACACCATTTAAAACTTGGTGGTGATATTAGATACTTAAATCAACTCTCATTTGGACTTAGTGGCGGTATTTTACAAAGTAATTTGGATGAATCTGAGTTCCGCTCTGTTATTCCTGATCCTATAATAACAGGTGCGAACAACAGTGTTAGTTATTTTAATGTTGATTTTGGAATGTCTTATAATCTTATGGAATTTTATGCCCATTTCTCAATCTTGAACGCTTTAGGTAGTGGGAGGGATTTGTATACGGCTATAGAATTTGATAACCTTAGACGATACTTAATATCAGCAGGTTATATTTTTGGTAAGAATGAATGGCAATATGAACCTTCGGTTATGTTCCAACTTACTGAGTTCACCGAAGAAAAGTCAGTTGATATAAATGCCAAGGTTTATAAAGATGTGGATTTCGGGAGAATCTGGGGGGGAGTTTCGTATCGAAGAAGTTTTGATGGCGCTCAATTTTTGGTAGATGGCTCTTTCGGGGAGCAACGTTTGCAATTGATTACCCCAATAGTTGGTGCTAATTTCAAAAACTTCATGGTTTCTTATAATTACTCATATCAAATGGGGGACATTCGTTTTGATAATGGTGGTTTTCATCAAATTACATTAGGTTACGATTTTGGGCAATCAGAGCGTAGATATGATTGTTATTGCCCCGCAGCTCAATAA
- a CDS encoding NifU family protein, with translation MKEYTITVKQTNNPAVLKFETNHFITKNNNYEFKNIDEAKNSPLAQQLFYLPFIKTVYFSGNFIGLERFDIVEWADVKDEVAQQLVEYLNSGEPIVIEEEQGKKVPITVYAEVTPNPSVMKFVSNKRIVPTAFEFKNIDEAKDSALAQQLFQLPFVKEVFFDENYVSVNKFDVAEWEDITMPLREMVRDFLAEGNEVVTVSAITLKSAEAPKSQLNNESLDDTSKQIVDILEEYVKPAVASDGGNILFQSYEKDTKTVNVILQGACSGCPSSTFTLKNGIETMLKNMMGDKVNEVVALNG, from the coding sequence ATGAAAGAGTACACGATAACAGTGAAACAAACCAATAACCCGGCGGTTTTAAAATTTGAAACAAACCATTTTATTACTAAAAACAATAATTATGAGTTTAAGAACATTGATGAGGCAAAGAATTCACCTTTGGCACAGCAACTGTTCTACCTTCCATTCATCAAAACAGTATATTTTTCAGGAAATTTTATAGGTCTTGAGCGATTTGATATTGTAGAGTGGGCAGATGTAAAAGATGAAGTGGCACAGCAATTGGTTGAATACTTAAATTCAGGAGAACCAATAGTCATTGAAGAAGAACAAGGGAAAAAAGTACCTATCACTGTCTATGCGGAAGTTACACCAAATCCTTCCGTTATGAAGTTTGTGTCAAACAAACGTATTGTGCCAACAGCTTTTGAATTTAAGAATATTGACGAAGCAAAGGATTCTGCATTGGCCCAACAATTATTTCAATTACCTTTTGTGAAAGAGGTTTTCTTTGATGAAAACTATGTTTCTGTTAACAAATTCGATGTTGCCGAATGGGAAGACATAACAATGCCTCTTCGCGAAATGGTAAGGGATTTTCTAGCAGAAGGCAATGAAGTTGTTACAGTGTCCGCCATCACCCTTAAGAGTGCTGAAGCTCCAAAATCTCAATTGAACAATGAATCCTTGGATGACACCTCTAAACAAATTGTCGATATTCTTGAAGAATATGTTAAACCCGCTGTTGCAAGTGATGGCGGAAACATTCTTTTTCAATCCTATGAAAAAGATACCAAAACGGTGAATGTTATTTTACAAGGGGCATGTAGTGGCTGCCCATCTTCAACTTTTACATTAAAAAATGGTATTGAAACAATGCTCAAGAATATGATGGGTGATAAGGTCAATGAAGTTGTTGCTTTGAACGGCTGA
- a CDS encoding dodecin family protein encodes MSVLKVIEVLANSDKSWEDAAQTAVEQASKSVKNIRSVYINEQSATVKDGKMDNYRVNVKITFEVK; translated from the coding sequence ATGTCAGTTTTAAAAGTAATCGAAGTATTGGCAAATTCCGATAAAAGTTGGGAAGATGCCGCTCAAACAGCAGTAGAACAAGCATCAAAGTCCGTTAAAAATATACGCTCTGTATATATCAACGAGCAAAGTGCAACTGTAAAAGACGGTAAAATGGATAACTATAGAGTTAATGTGAAAATCACCTTCGAAGTGAAATAG
- the tsaB gene encoding tRNA (adenosine(37)-N6)-threonylcarbamoyltransferase complex dimerization subunit type 1 TsaB produces the protein MALILNLETATTNCSVSVAKEGEVLALKEHNTPNYSHSEQLHVFVQQVLKEASLSLSDLDAVAVSKGPGSYTGLRIGVSAAKGLCFALGVPLIALPTLKNMAEQARKLKVDYFIPLLDARRMEVYSTVFDNTLTEIRETRAEIIDAHSFQEYIEKGKVLLLGSGAEKCKELLNGENISFNSSLVPSAKEMGALSFEKYKEKDFEDVAYFEPYYLKDFILQGKK, from the coding sequence ATGGCTTTAATTCTGAATTTAGAAACCGCAACGACGAATTGCTCTGTTTCTGTTGCTAAGGAAGGAGAGGTACTAGCTCTCAAAGAGCATAACACCCCTAACTATTCGCATTCTGAACAATTGCATGTTTTTGTTCAACAGGTTTTAAAAGAGGCTTCCTTATCATTAAGTGATTTGGACGCCGTCGCAGTTAGTAAAGGACCGGGGTCTTACACTGGATTACGAATAGGTGTTTCTGCTGCCAAGGGCCTTTGTTTTGCACTAGGCGTGCCTTTAATTGCGTTACCTACATTAAAGAACATGGCGGAGCAGGCCCGAAAATTAAAGGTCGATTATTTCATCCCTTTGTTGGATGCCCGTAGAATGGAAGTTTATTCAACTGTTTTTGATAATACTTTAACTGAAATCAGGGAAACCCGAGCTGAAATTATAGATGCTCATTCATTTCAAGAATATATTGAAAAAGGAAAAGTTTTATTGTTAGGCAGTGGAGCTGAAAAATGCAAAGAACTTCTAAATGGTGAAAATATCTCTTTTAATTCTTCTCTGGTTCCATCGGCAAAGGAAATGGGAGCACTGTCATTTGAAAAATATAAAGAGAAAGATTTTGAAGATGTGGCCTATTTTGAACCATATTATTTAAAGGATTTCATTCTTCAGGGAAAGAAATAA